Proteins encoded by one window of Venturia canescens isolate UGA chromosome 2, ASM1945775v1, whole genome shotgun sequence:
- the LOC122406709 gene encoding leucine-rich repeat flightless-interacting protein 2 isoform X6, whose amino-acid sequence MESTIAGRRRNATRHSAEDQALDQIAKEAEARLAARRQARAEAREIRMRELERQQKEVEENADRVYDMCSEGNRTMRVTPDPVRTSRILANSNNFQSSRRSSEDSLEDAGLSRDLRLELKEFEEKFRKAMIANAQLDNEKSSYAYQVDLLKDKLEELDETTAQLRRELREKNREAEQLKRVSQRLKEDFDVCRAQLLERDTLIQENGLVIVDDEGSEDDEHGTVNGSCYRKRVLVSTEAAELLENAGEGSLDVRLRKFASEKKELQDEIGHLRLELEEAKSRLRSEKSSGSVLGGFSDSEDVQREANKLLADYKFKLQKAEQDMSTLQATVARLESQVIRYKSAAEASEKAEDELKVEKRKLQREVRESQGRVEELETANSHLQRRLDKLKNAKSALLKDASQR is encoded by the exons ATGGAGTCAACTATAGCAGGACGAAGACGTAACGCTACGAGGCACTCTGCCGAGGATCAAGCGCTCGACCAGATAGCCAAAGAG GCAGAAGCGAGACTGGCTGCTCGGAGACAAGCCCGTGCTGAAGCTCGGGAAATTCGGATGCGAGAGTTGGAAAGACAACAGAAAGAGGTGGAGGAGAATGCTGATAGAGTTTACGATATGTGCTCGG AAGGTAACAGAACAATGCGAGTAACGCCTGATCCAGTGAGAACGTCACGCATACTCGCGAACTCGAACAACTTCCAATCAAGTAGAAGATCATCGGAAGATTCGTTGGAAGATGCAGGTTTAAGCAGGGATCTAAga TTAGAGCTCAAAGAATTCGAGGAAAAGTTTAGAAAAGCAATGATAGCGAATGCACAGTTGGACAACGAAAAATCATCGTACGCGTATCAAGTTGATTTATTAAAAGACAAACTTGAAGAGCTGGACGAAACAACCGCACAACTGAGACGCGAgcttagggaaaaaaatagagaagcCGAACAGCTGAAACGTGTCAGTCAACGATTAAAGGAAGATTTCGATGTATGCAGAGCTCAATTGCTGGAGAGGGACACTCTCATTCAG GAAAATGGGCTGGTCATAGTGGACGATGAGGGTAGTGAAGACGATGAGCATGGAACGGTGAATGGATCTTGTTACAGGAAAAGAGTACTAGTCAGCACAGAGGCTGCCGAGTTGTTAGAAAATGCTGGTGAAGGCTCGCTAG ACGTTCGATTGAGAAAGTTTGCTTCCGAAAAGAAGGAACTGCAAGATGAAATTGGCCACTTGAGGTTGGAATTGGAAGAAGCAAAAAGTCGTCTTAGATCCGAGAAATCCTCAGGTTCAGTATTAG GTGGGTTCTCTGATTCCGAGGATGTTCAGAGAGAAGCGAACAAATTGTTGGCTGATTATAAATTTAAATTGCAAAAGGCCGAACAAGATATGTCAACGTTGCAGGCAACTGTCGCGAGGCTAGAAAGCCAAGTTATACGTTATAAATCCGCTGCTGAAGCATCGGAAAAAGCGGAAGATGAATTgaaagtcgaaaaaagaaaattgcaaCGAGAG GTTCGTGAGTCGCAAGGTCGTGTTGAGGAGCTTGAAACAGCAAATTCCCACTTACAGAGACGTCTGGATAAACTAAAGAATGCTAAATCGGCGCTTCTTAAAGATGCGTCTCAACGATAA
- the LOC122406709 gene encoding leucine-rich repeat flightless-interacting protein 2 isoform X8, giving the protein MHRVLNRCGLRHFIWISEQKRDWLLGDKPVLKLGKFGCESWKDNRKRWRRMLIEFTICARVRKTQGNRTMRVTPDPVRTSRILANSNNFQSSRRSSEDSLEDAGLSRDLRLELKEFEEKFRKAMIANAQLDNEKSSYAYQVDLLKDKLEELDETTAQLRRELREKNREAEQLKRVSQRLKEDFDVCRAQLLERDTLIQENGLVIVDDEGSEDDEHGTVNGSCYRKRVLVSTEAAELLENAGEGSLDVRLRKFASEKKELQDEIGHLRLELEEAKSRLRSEKSSGSVLGGFSDSEDVQREANKLLADYKFKLQKAEQDMSTLQATVARLESQVIRYKSAAEASEKAEDELKVEKRKLQREVRESQGRVEELETANSHLQRRLDKLKNAKSALLKDASQR; this is encoded by the exons ATGCATCGCGTGTTAAATCGGTGTGGATTACGCCATTTTATTTGGATAAGCGA GCAGAAGCGAGACTGGCTGCTCGGAGACAAGCCCGTGCTGAAGCTCGGGAAATTCGGATGCGAGAGTTGGAAAGACAACAGAAAGAGGTGGAGGAGAATGCTGATAGAGTTTACGATATGTGCTCGGGTGAGAAAAACCC AAGGTAACAGAACAATGCGAGTAACGCCTGATCCAGTGAGAACGTCACGCATACTCGCGAACTCGAACAACTTCCAATCAAGTAGAAGATCATCGGAAGATTCGTTGGAAGATGCAGGTTTAAGCAGGGATCTAAga TTAGAGCTCAAAGAATTCGAGGAAAAGTTTAGAAAAGCAATGATAGCGAATGCACAGTTGGACAACGAAAAATCATCGTACGCGTATCAAGTTGATTTATTAAAAGACAAACTTGAAGAGCTGGACGAAACAACCGCACAACTGAGACGCGAgcttagggaaaaaaatagagaagcCGAACAGCTGAAACGTGTCAGTCAACGATTAAAGGAAGATTTCGATGTATGCAGAGCTCAATTGCTGGAGAGGGACACTCTCATTCAG GAAAATGGGCTGGTCATAGTGGACGATGAGGGTAGTGAAGACGATGAGCATGGAACGGTGAATGGATCTTGTTACAGGAAAAGAGTACTAGTCAGCACAGAGGCTGCCGAGTTGTTAGAAAATGCTGGTGAAGGCTCGCTAG ACGTTCGATTGAGAAAGTTTGCTTCCGAAAAGAAGGAACTGCAAGATGAAATTGGCCACTTGAGGTTGGAATTGGAAGAAGCAAAAAGTCGTCTTAGATCCGAGAAATCCTCAGGTTCAGTATTAG GTGGGTTCTCTGATTCCGAGGATGTTCAGAGAGAAGCGAACAAATTGTTGGCTGATTATAAATTTAAATTGCAAAAGGCCGAACAAGATATGTCAACGTTGCAGGCAACTGTCGCGAGGCTAGAAAGCCAAGTTATACGTTATAAATCCGCTGCTGAAGCATCGGAAAAAGCGGAAGATGAATTgaaagtcgaaaaaagaaaattgcaaCGAGAG GTTCGTGAGTCGCAAGGTCGTGTTGAGGAGCTTGAAACAGCAAATTCCCACTTACAGAGACGTCTGGATAAACTAAAGAATGCTAAATCGGCGCTTCTTAAAGATGCGTCTCAACGATAA
- the LOC122406709 gene encoding leucine-rich repeat flightless-interacting protein 2 isoform X7, translated as MHRVLNRCGLRHFIWISEQKRDWLLGDKPVLKLGKFGCESWKDNRKRWRRMLIEFTICARVRKTPEGNRTMRVTPDPVRTSRILANSNNFQSSRRSSEDSLEDAGLSRDLRLELKEFEEKFRKAMIANAQLDNEKSSYAYQVDLLKDKLEELDETTAQLRRELREKNREAEQLKRVSQRLKEDFDVCRAQLLERDTLIQENGLVIVDDEGSEDDEHGTVNGSCYRKRVLVSTEAAELLENAGEGSLDVRLRKFASEKKELQDEIGHLRLELEEAKSRLRSEKSSGSVLGGFSDSEDVQREANKLLADYKFKLQKAEQDMSTLQATVARLESQVIRYKSAAEASEKAEDELKVEKRKLQREVRESQGRVEELETANSHLQRRLDKLKNAKSALLKDASQR; from the exons ATGCATCGCGTGTTAAATCGGTGTGGATTACGCCATTTTATTTGGATAAGCGA GCAGAAGCGAGACTGGCTGCTCGGAGACAAGCCCGTGCTGAAGCTCGGGAAATTCGGATGCGAGAGTTGGAAAGACAACAGAAAGAGGTGGAGGAGAATGCTGATAGAGTTTACGATATGTGCTCGGGTGAGAAAAACCC CAGAAGGTAACAGAACAATGCGAGTAACGCCTGATCCAGTGAGAACGTCACGCATACTCGCGAACTCGAACAACTTCCAATCAAGTAGAAGATCATCGGAAGATTCGTTGGAAGATGCAGGTTTAAGCAGGGATCTAAga TTAGAGCTCAAAGAATTCGAGGAAAAGTTTAGAAAAGCAATGATAGCGAATGCACAGTTGGACAACGAAAAATCATCGTACGCGTATCAAGTTGATTTATTAAAAGACAAACTTGAAGAGCTGGACGAAACAACCGCACAACTGAGACGCGAgcttagggaaaaaaatagagaagcCGAACAGCTGAAACGTGTCAGTCAACGATTAAAGGAAGATTTCGATGTATGCAGAGCTCAATTGCTGGAGAGGGACACTCTCATTCAG GAAAATGGGCTGGTCATAGTGGACGATGAGGGTAGTGAAGACGATGAGCATGGAACGGTGAATGGATCTTGTTACAGGAAAAGAGTACTAGTCAGCACAGAGGCTGCCGAGTTGTTAGAAAATGCTGGTGAAGGCTCGCTAG ACGTTCGATTGAGAAAGTTTGCTTCCGAAAAGAAGGAACTGCAAGATGAAATTGGCCACTTGAGGTTGGAATTGGAAGAAGCAAAAAGTCGTCTTAGATCCGAGAAATCCTCAGGTTCAGTATTAG GTGGGTTCTCTGATTCCGAGGATGTTCAGAGAGAAGCGAACAAATTGTTGGCTGATTATAAATTTAAATTGCAAAAGGCCGAACAAGATATGTCAACGTTGCAGGCAACTGTCGCGAGGCTAGAAAGCCAAGTTATACGTTATAAATCCGCTGCTGAAGCATCGGAAAAAGCGGAAGATGAATTgaaagtcgaaaaaagaaaattgcaaCGAGAG GTTCGTGAGTCGCAAGGTCGTGTTGAGGAGCTTGAAACAGCAAATTCCCACTTACAGAGACGTCTGGATAAACTAAAGAATGCTAAATCGGCGCTTCTTAAAGATGCGTCTCAACGATAA
- the LOC122406709 gene encoding leucine-rich repeat flightless-interacting protein 2 isoform X12: MESTIAGRRRNATRHSAEDQALDQIAKEAEARLAARRQARAEAREIRMRELERQQKEVEENADRVYDMCSAEGNRTMRVTPDPVRTSRILANSNNFQSSRRSSEDSLEDAGLSRDLRLELKEFEEKFRKAMIANAQLDNEKSSYAYQVDLLKDKLEELDETTAQLRRELREKNREAEQLKRVSQRLKEDFDVCRAQLLERDTLIQENGLVIVDDEGSEDDEHGTVNGSCYRKRVLVSTEAAELLENAGEGSLDVRLRKFASEKKELQDEIGHLRLELEEAKSRLRSEKSSGGFSDSEDVQREANKLLADYKFKLQKAEQDMSTLQATVARLESQVIRYKSAAEASEKAEDELKVEKRKLQREVRESQGRVEELETANSHLQRRLDKLKNAKSALLKDASQR, encoded by the exons ATGGAGTCAACTATAGCAGGACGAAGACGTAACGCTACGAGGCACTCTGCCGAGGATCAAGCGCTCGACCAGATAGCCAAAGAG GCAGAAGCGAGACTGGCTGCTCGGAGACAAGCCCGTGCTGAAGCTCGGGAAATTCGGATGCGAGAGTTGGAAAGACAACAGAAAGAGGTGGAGGAGAATGCTGATAGAGTTTACGATATGTGCTCGG CAGAAGGTAACAGAACAATGCGAGTAACGCCTGATCCAGTGAGAACGTCACGCATACTCGCGAACTCGAACAACTTCCAATCAAGTAGAAGATCATCGGAAGATTCGTTGGAAGATGCAGGTTTAAGCAGGGATCTAAga TTAGAGCTCAAAGAATTCGAGGAAAAGTTTAGAAAAGCAATGATAGCGAATGCACAGTTGGACAACGAAAAATCATCGTACGCGTATCAAGTTGATTTATTAAAAGACAAACTTGAAGAGCTGGACGAAACAACCGCACAACTGAGACGCGAgcttagggaaaaaaatagagaagcCGAACAGCTGAAACGTGTCAGTCAACGATTAAAGGAAGATTTCGATGTATGCAGAGCTCAATTGCTGGAGAGGGACACTCTCATTCAG GAAAATGGGCTGGTCATAGTGGACGATGAGGGTAGTGAAGACGATGAGCATGGAACGGTGAATGGATCTTGTTACAGGAAAAGAGTACTAGTCAGCACAGAGGCTGCCGAGTTGTTAGAAAATGCTGGTGAAGGCTCGCTAG ACGTTCGATTGAGAAAGTTTGCTTCCGAAAAGAAGGAACTGCAAGATGAAATTGGCCACTTGAGGTTGGAATTGGAAGAAGCAAAAAGTCGTCTTAGATCCGAGAAATCCTCAG GTGGGTTCTCTGATTCCGAGGATGTTCAGAGAGAAGCGAACAAATTGTTGGCTGATTATAAATTTAAATTGCAAAAGGCCGAACAAGATATGTCAACGTTGCAGGCAACTGTCGCGAGGCTAGAAAGCCAAGTTATACGTTATAAATCCGCTGCTGAAGCATCGGAAAAAGCGGAAGATGAATTgaaagtcgaaaaaagaaaattgcaaCGAGAG GTTCGTGAGTCGCAAGGTCGTGTTGAGGAGCTTGAAACAGCAAATTCCCACTTACAGAGACGTCTGGATAAACTAAAGAATGCTAAATCGGCGCTTCTTAAAGATGCGTCTCAACGATAA